The following are encoded together in the Nocardia sp. XZ_19_385 genome:
- a CDS encoding PIG-L deacetylase family protein: MEQIPEDWQRGIVIVAHPDDIEYGGAAAVARWTAQGKDIRYVLVTSGEAGMAGVPPAEAGPLREAEEIAAAKAVGVHQVEFLGYPDGRVQEGLDLRRDLAAAIRRHQPEMVVLFNFGDTWAPGFANSADHRAVGRAALDAISDAGNEWIFPELADQPPWSARWAAVAGPKATHAVDVSAQLDQAVASLAEHRRYLEILSSEPLEEQVRFIVDRATGPLEGFPAAHAVGFELYYFAS, from the coding sequence TCGTGATCGTCGCGCACCCTGACGACATCGAGTATGGCGGCGCCGCCGCGGTGGCGCGCTGGACTGCGCAGGGCAAGGACATTCGCTACGTCCTGGTCACCAGTGGTGAAGCCGGGATGGCCGGGGTGCCGCCCGCCGAGGCGGGCCCGCTGCGGGAAGCCGAGGAGATCGCCGCCGCCAAAGCCGTTGGGGTGCACCAGGTCGAGTTCCTCGGCTACCCCGACGGCCGCGTCCAGGAAGGCTTGGACCTGCGCCGCGACCTGGCCGCCGCGATCCGCCGCCACCAACCGGAAATGGTGGTGCTGTTCAACTTCGGCGACACCTGGGCTCCCGGCTTCGCCAACAGCGCCGACCACCGCGCCGTCGGCCGCGCCGCCCTCGACGCCATCTCCGACGCGGGCAACGAGTGGATCTTCCCCGAGCTGGCCGACCAGCCGCCGTGGTCGGCCCGCTGGGCCGCTGTCGCCGGTCCGAAGGCCACGCACGCAGTCGATGTCAGCGCCCAACTGGACCAGGCCGTCGCCTCCCTCGCAGAGCACCGCCGGTACCTGGAAATCCTGAGCTCCGAACCCCTCGAAGAGCAGGTCCGCTTCATCGTCGACCGGGCCACCGGGCCCTTGGAAGGTTTCCCCGCCGCCCACGCCGTCGGCTTCGAGCTGTATTACTTCGCTAGCTGA
- a CDS encoding glycosyltransferase, whose amino-acid sequence MRVAVVAGPDPGHAFPALALCERFLAAGDEPVLFTGPRWFDAAKDVGVPVRKLKGLAPRAGENDGDAGRRIHERAAHISTEIMPDLSAMLPELVVSDVLTAGGGMAAERLGVPWVELSPHPLYLPSKALPPIGSGLAVGEGWRGKLRDNVLRTLTARDVRNGLRQREKARAGVGLPATDPGPAIRLLATLPALEVPRPDWPDNAHVIGPLLWEPTKEILTPPPGDDPLVMVAPSTAHTGVAGMVDVVLEALAGAGVRVAISMLDTPPADLPSWATAGLGRQDELLTHAAVCIGGGGHGLLAKSLLAGVPVVTIPGGGDQWELANRAARQGSSIIIRPLTPDSIRTAVHAMLDHPRYTAAAEAASMTRAEVADPIKLCHQVLDNVSTQ is encoded by the coding sequence ATGCGTGTAGCCGTTGTCGCTGGGCCGGATCCTGGACATGCGTTTCCGGCGTTGGCGCTGTGCGAACGGTTCCTGGCCGCTGGTGACGAGCCGGTGCTGTTCACGGGGCCGCGGTGGTTCGACGCGGCGAAGGACGTCGGGGTTCCGGTGCGCAAGCTCAAGGGGCTCGCGCCGCGGGCCGGTGAGAACGACGGGGATGCCGGGCGGCGGATTCATGAACGGGCCGCGCACATTTCGACGGAGATCATGCCCGACTTGAGTGCGATGCTGCCGGAGCTGGTGGTGTCGGATGTGCTCACCGCGGGTGGTGGGATGGCGGCGGAACGGCTCGGGGTGCCCTGGGTGGAACTTTCCCCGCACCCGCTGTATCTGCCGTCGAAAGCGTTGCCGCCCATCGGTAGTGGTCTCGCGGTTGGCGAAGGCTGGCGCGGCAAGCTGCGCGACAACGTCCTGCGTACCCTCACCGCTCGCGATGTTCGCAACGGCCTGCGTCAGCGCGAAAAGGCCAGGGCGGGTGTGGGTTTGCCCGCCACCGACCCCGGTCCCGCCATACGGCTGCTCGCGACCCTGCCCGCGTTGGAGGTGCCGCGACCGGACTGGCCGGACAACGCCCATGTCATCGGCCCGCTGCTGTGGGAACCCACCAAGGAAATCCTGACTCCGCCGCCGGGCGACGACCCACTGGTGATGGTCGCCCCGTCCACCGCCCACACCGGCGTCGCGGGCATGGTCGATGTCGTCTTGGAAGCATTGGCCGGAGCCGGTGTCCGCGTAGCCATTTCGATGCTGGACACCCCACCCGCCGACCTCCCCTCCTGGGCGACCGCCGGCTTGGGCCGCCAAGACGAACTCCTCACCCACGCCGCCGTCTGCATCGGCGGCGGCGGCCACGGCCTCCTCGCCAAATCCCTCCTCGCCGGCGTCCCCGTCGTCACCATCCCCGGCGGCGGCGACCAATGGGAACTCGCCAACCGCGCTGCCCGCCAAGGCAGTTCGATCATCATCCGCCCCCTCACCCCCGATTCCATCCGCACCGCCGTCCACGCCATGCTCGACCACCCGCGCTACACAGCCGCCGCCGAAGCCGCCTCGATGACCCGCGCCGAAGTCGCCGACCCCATCAAGCTCTGCCACCAGGTCCTGGACAACGTCTCGACCCAATAA